A part of Acropora palmata chromosome 8, jaAcrPala1.3, whole genome shotgun sequence genomic DNA contains:
- the LOC141889645 gene encoding serologically defined colon cancer antigen 8 homolog isoform X1 — protein sequence MFGVDEPISDYQKVIRERASQSLEPLRYAFNSPVKIPSPKRSGYAGESYLSAVSRLKTLLKRYEDSKIVQPSILAVTSKPSGTSNGQAFSADSNLWPDTSEVTQLLENQFTVLQHLEGQVEFYKGALESLKQRTQHVVNENETLFDQIKTQAVTQVLASEIHPESENELQSGSRGKMSGLQAPVNRRRDDVDGEDDYDGNTSGARESQPKTNLHREANTDKGQRDKGKTSQEYHPNDTERRTVMPNAATFTSAFQDSFRMGSIDSMLFMSANERKFVNQLEEEVEKIRKLHEAKTKHLETLLYSTRDELEDSQKKVSELQNKLRAQKLLVDQRNQPALCVKCGQQAALLSNYDSDASMDTINKLLKERDDLMDTLTEQKAVLGQVRQREFEAYNQVKKSCHMVEQAQLEKAEAIIQVRQLKEYWHKERERHDQYLKLSNEKLEKEREKIREANQVERNNLNKQLDASHEARSALENQLERLTREKVDLATELEQAKGQIMAHTTEIAQTGVNVQQELEQTRKKLLVAHQEITALKATTQQSQRERELDKTRTASETESLRRRLQGAEKGLVESKEDCLRLTERLDLAEREGKRVLIAKDNLLKTKAEEMEKLVESNKEREDRLNSLLRESESKHSQQRSELQQMLEAEIQVCNEMKNECKKLTQQLQDSSEKARCRLQEAKLECATVKKELEESISERGILEERNTKNDKRINELSTRLKHSDENARKQVDQMCQLLAARNNLLKERKILSQEVEFLRKQWISKATPSVPVTPVDTASHASTDDVEDKGETPDRSF from the exons ATGTTTGGTGTGGATGAACCCATTTCAGATTACCAGAAGGTAATCCGAG AGAGAGCTTCCCAGAGTCTGGAGCCACTGCGATATGCATTTAATTCTCCAGTCAAAATTCCTAGCCCAAAGAGATCTGGCTATGCCGGCGAAAGCTATTTATCTGCAG TATCAAGACTGAAGACCTTACTCAAAAGATATGAAGACTCAAAAATTGTTCAACCAAGTATTCTAGCTGTTACCTCAAAACCA AGTGGCACATCAAATGGACAGGCATTTTCAGCAGATAGCAATCTTTGGCCAGACACAAGTGAAGTCACTCAACTTTTGGAAAATCAGTTTACAGTTTTGCAACATCTTGAAGGACAAGTTGAATTTTACAAG ggTGCATTAGAGTCCCTGAAGCAAAGAACACAGCATGTGgttaatgaaaatgaaacattgtTTGATCAAATCAAGACACAAGCTGTCACTCAAGTGTTGGCTTCTGAAATTCATCCTGAATCTGAG AATGAGTTGCAATCAGGGAGCAGAGGGAAGATGTCAGGGCTTCAGGCACCAGTGAATAGAAGAAGAGATGATGTAGATGGTGAGGATGATTATGATGGTAACACAAGTGGTGCAAGAGAATCACAACCAAAAACCAATCTACACAGAGAAGCAAACACAGATAAAGGACAAAGGGACAAAGGGAAGACGTCACAGGAATATCACCCAAATGACACCGAGAGGAGAACAGTGATGCCAAACGCAGCCACCTTCACATCTGCATTTCAGGATTCATTCAGAATGGGTTCAATTGATTCAATG CTTTTTATGTCTGCCAATGAACGTAAATTCGTCAACCAGCTAGAGGAAGAAGTG GAAAAAATACGCAAGCTTCATGAAGCGAAAACAAAGCATCTAGAAACGTTACTTTACTCAACGAG AGATGAACTCGAGGATTCTCAGAAAAAAGTGTCTGAGTTGCAGAACAAATTAAG aGCCCAAAAGCTATTGGTAGATCAG AGAAATCAGCCAGCCCTATGCGTCAAGTGTGGACAACAAGCTGCTCTTCTCTCAAACTATGACAGTGATGCTTCCATGGACACCATCAACAAACTGTTAAA GGAAAGAGATGATTTGATGGACACGTTGACAGAGCAGAAGGCGGTCTTGGGCCAAGTGCGGCAGCGAGAGTTTGAGGCATACaatcaagtaaaaaaaagttgtcaCATGGTGGAGCAGGCTCAACTAGAGAAAGCAGAG gcaATTATCCAAGTCAGACAACTGAAAGAATACTGGCATAAAGAGCGGGAACGCCATGACCAGTACTTGAAGTTGTCAAATGAGAAATTGGAGAAAGAACGAGAGAAAATTCGTGAAGCTAACCAGGTGGAAAGAAATAATCTCAACAAACAG ctGGATGCCTCACATGAAGCCCGATCTGCATTAGAAAACCAGTTGGAACGACTCACGAGAGAAAAG GTCGATCTTGCCACTGAGCTCGAACAGGCAAAAGGCCAAATAATGGCGCATACGACTGAAATAGCTCAG ACCGGTGTTAACGTGCAGCAAGAGCTGGAACAAACGCGGAAGAAGCTTTTAGTGGCTCATCAGGAGATAACTGCTCTGAAAGCAACGACTCAACAATCTCAGCGGGAAAGAGAACTG GACAAAACACGTACTGCAAGCGAAACGGAGTCCCTTCGACGGCGACTGCAAGGAGCGGAGAAAGGCTTGGTGGAGAGTAAAGAAGACTGCCTTCGACTCACGGAGAGACTGGACCTTGCAGAGCGAGAG GGAAAAAGGGTCTTGATCGCAAAGGACAACTTGCTGAAAACGAAGGCCGAGGAAATGGAAAAACTTGTGGAAAGTAACAAGGAAAGAGAGGATCGACTCAACAGCTTACTACGTGAATCAGAGTCAAAACATT CTCAACAAAGAAGCGAATTGCAGCAGATGCTGGAAGCAGAGATTCAAGTTTGCAATGAAATGAAGAACGAATGTAAAAAGCTCACCCAGCAGTTGCAAGATTCTTCTGAAAAAGCTAG ATGCAGATTGCAAGAGGCTAAGCTGGAATGCGCAACAGTGAAAAAAGAACTAGAGGAATCAATTTCTGAACGAGGAATTTTAGAGGAACGAAACACCAAGaatgacaaaagaataaatgaATTGTCGACGAGGCTCAAACACAGTGACGAGAACGCCAGGAAACAGGTTGATCAG ATGTGTCAACTGCTTGCGGCAAGAAATAACTTACTGAAGGAAAGGAAGATCCTTAGTCAGGAAGTGGAATTCCTTAGAAAGCAGTGGATATCGAAAGCGACTCCATCTGTTCCCGTGACACCAGTGGATACCGCAAGTCACGCAAGTACTGATGATGTTGAGGACAAGGGCGAGACACCTGACAGAAGTTTTTAA
- the LOC141889649 gene encoding nuclease EXOG, mitochondrial-like produces MAAWLKSLRSYVSGVGNVATAFLVGAALTKIYYETSDTVHGKSSIQKQIQEIVAKHDNLKHGSHLRVINPPRVGTNVEELDTIAEDNIFKYGLPKRSPEYLRFKNHVLCYDQAKKTPRWVLEHLTKEKIKGEADRVHSVFKPDPNVPAFFQSSNDDYWDSGWSRGHMAPASNSKYNQDAMDATFLLSNIVPQDLDNNANFWYRLEAYCRSLTKRYSNVYIVSGPLYLPKEQDGKKIVTYEVIGANNVAVPTHLYKVILAEDNDKEAVLGAFVVPNKPINFEYKLQDFQVSLGDLEKYSGLAFFPFFDAHKANDLCVSDGCKLLSKERMELISIGRRLRNSSSSERLEMVWEEMKQNGVIPDSYLIDIYEKRKRALMQEDRKSVRDI; encoded by the exons ATGGCTGCTTGGTTGAAAAGTCTTCGTAGTTATGTCAGTGGTGTTGGAAATGTAGCGACTGCTTTCCTTGTCGGTGCAGCCTTGACAAAAATATATTACGAAACCTCTGATACAGTACATGGAAAATCATCCATTCAGAAAcaaattcaagaaattgtgGCGAAACATGATAATCTCAAGCATGGAAGCCATCTACGTGTTATCAATCCACCTCGAGTGGGAACAAACGTTGAAGAATTGGACACAATTGCGGAagataacattttcaaatatgGACTCCCGAAGAGATCTCCGGAGTACTTGCGCTTCAAAAATCACGTTTTATGTTACGatcaagcaaagaaaacgcCTCGTTGGGTTTTGGAGCATTtgactaaagaaaaaataaaaggagaaGCAGATCGAGTACATTCGGTGTTCAAACCTGATCCTAATGTTCCAGCTTTTTTCCAATCAAGTAACGATGACTATTGGGACAGTGGATGGTCCAGAGGTCACATGGCACCAGCAA GCAACAGCAAATACAACCAAGACGCAATGGATGCCACATTTCTCTTGTCCAACATTGTACCACAAGACCTTGATaacaatgcaaatttttggTACAGATTAGAAGCCTATTGTAGGAGTCTAACAAAAAGATATTCCAATGTTTACATAGTCTCTGGTCCACTCTATTTACCAAAGGAACAAGATGGGAAAAAGATAGTTACATATGAG GTGATAGGAGCCAACAATGTTGCAGTTCCCACCCACTTGTACAAAGTTATATTAGCAGAGGACAACGATAAAGAAGCAGTACTTGGTGCATTTGTGGTTCCAAACAAACCCATCAACTTTGAATATAAATTACAGGACTTCCAAGTTTCCTTGGGCGATTTAGAGAAATATTCAGGTTTGgcgttttttcctttctttgatgCTCACAAAGCCAATGATCTTTGTGTATCAGATGGCTGCAAGCTGCTTTCAAAGGAACGCATGGAGTTGATATCCATTGGTCGACGCCTTAGAAATTCATCAAGTTCAGAACGTTTGGAAATGGTTTgggaagaaatgaaacaaaatgggGTAATACCTGATAGCTATTTGATTGATAtttatgaaaaaagaaagagagcaTTAATGCAAGAGGATAGGAAATCTGTTAGGGATATTTAA
- the LOC141889651 gene encoding uncharacterized protein LOC141889651 produces MMNAVCKTMARSTVLLLFLFIICSIDFSLGRPSGKLRIKRQSPQNSALASLMHFSNKLADLERLVTSYDQKIKRQAIQINHLTAQVDSKADRSQIDAMATLLNSKISTVKGEIKTKELVIERNQNQLRNLQADMTEVRIEYNQLLADTTEILNRFDGISVNCRNLKTGWEPKGNGPIMYLERQWVRCHQNEFMQSFVLNLASNYEGDNVRYVYRCCNVDV; encoded by the exons ATGATGAATGCCGTTTGCAAAACAATGGCACGCAGTACCGTTTtacttcttttccttttcatcatTTGTTCTATCGATTTTTCACTTGGACGACCCAGTGGGAAACTGAGAATAAAG AGGCAGAGCCCACAAAATTCCGCCTTGGCCTCTCTCATGCATTTTTCCAACAAACTCGCGGACTTGGAGCGATTAGTCACTTCTTACGATCAAAAGATAAAGCGCCAAGCGATTCAAATCAATCATCTCACTGCTCAAGTCGATTCCAAAGCTGATCGATCACAGATTGATGCCATGGCGACTCTCCTGAACAGCAAGATTAGCACAGTCAAAGGGGAGATTAAAACAAAGGAGCTTGTGATAgaaagaaaccaaaaccagCTGAGAAATCTGCAAGCAGATATGACG gaagTCCGCATTGAGTACAACCAACTCTTGGCCGACACTACAGAGATCCTGAACAGGTTTGACGGGATCAGTGTCAACTGCAGAAATCTTAAAACCGGTTGGGAACCAAAGGGAAACGGACCAATCATGTACCTGGAACGTCAATGGGTACGCTGCCATCAAAACGAGTTCATGCAATCGTTCGTTTTGAACTTGGCTTCTAATTATGAAGGTGACAATGTCCGATATGTCTACAGGTGCTGCAATGTCGATGTGTAG
- the LOC141889645 gene encoding serologically defined colon cancer antigen 8 homolog isoform X2, with protein MFGVDEPISDYQKVIRERASQSLEPLRYAFNSPVKIPSPKRSGYAGESYLSAVSRLKTLLKRYEDSKIVQPSILAVTSKPAFSADSNLWPDTSEVTQLLENQFTVLQHLEGQVEFYKGALESLKQRTQHVVNENETLFDQIKTQAVTQVLASEIHPESENELQSGSRGKMSGLQAPVNRRRDDVDGEDDYDGNTSGARESQPKTNLHREANTDKGQRDKGKTSQEYHPNDTERRTVMPNAATFTSAFQDSFRMGSIDSMLFMSANERKFVNQLEEEVEKIRKLHEAKTKHLETLLYSTRDELEDSQKKVSELQNKLRAQKLLVDQRNQPALCVKCGQQAALLSNYDSDASMDTINKLLKERDDLMDTLTEQKAVLGQVRQREFEAYNQVKKSCHMVEQAQLEKAEAIIQVRQLKEYWHKERERHDQYLKLSNEKLEKEREKIREANQVERNNLNKQLDASHEARSALENQLERLTREKVDLATELEQAKGQIMAHTTEIAQTGVNVQQELEQTRKKLLVAHQEITALKATTQQSQRERELDKTRTASETESLRRRLQGAEKGLVESKEDCLRLTERLDLAEREGKRVLIAKDNLLKTKAEEMEKLVESNKEREDRLNSLLRESESKHSQQRSELQQMLEAEIQVCNEMKNECKKLTQQLQDSSEKARCRLQEAKLECATVKKELEESISERGILEERNTKNDKRINELSTRLKHSDENARKQVDQMCQLLAARNNLLKERKILSQEVEFLRKQWISKATPSVPVTPVDTASHASTDDVEDKGETPDRSF; from the exons ATGTTTGGTGTGGATGAACCCATTTCAGATTACCAGAAGGTAATCCGAG AGAGAGCTTCCCAGAGTCTGGAGCCACTGCGATATGCATTTAATTCTCCAGTCAAAATTCCTAGCCCAAAGAGATCTGGCTATGCCGGCGAAAGCTATTTATCTGCAG TATCAAGACTGAAGACCTTACTCAAAAGATATGAAGACTCAAAAATTGTTCAACCAAGTATTCTAGCTGTTACCTCAAAACCA GCATTTTCAGCAGATAGCAATCTTTGGCCAGACACAAGTGAAGTCACTCAACTTTTGGAAAATCAGTTTACAGTTTTGCAACATCTTGAAGGACAAGTTGAATTTTACAAG ggTGCATTAGAGTCCCTGAAGCAAAGAACACAGCATGTGgttaatgaaaatgaaacattgtTTGATCAAATCAAGACACAAGCTGTCACTCAAGTGTTGGCTTCTGAAATTCATCCTGAATCTGAG AATGAGTTGCAATCAGGGAGCAGAGGGAAGATGTCAGGGCTTCAGGCACCAGTGAATAGAAGAAGAGATGATGTAGATGGTGAGGATGATTATGATGGTAACACAAGTGGTGCAAGAGAATCACAACCAAAAACCAATCTACACAGAGAAGCAAACACAGATAAAGGACAAAGGGACAAAGGGAAGACGTCACAGGAATATCACCCAAATGACACCGAGAGGAGAACAGTGATGCCAAACGCAGCCACCTTCACATCTGCATTTCAGGATTCATTCAGAATGGGTTCAATTGATTCAATG CTTTTTATGTCTGCCAATGAACGTAAATTCGTCAACCAGCTAGAGGAAGAAGTG GAAAAAATACGCAAGCTTCATGAAGCGAAAACAAAGCATCTAGAAACGTTACTTTACTCAACGAG AGATGAACTCGAGGATTCTCAGAAAAAAGTGTCTGAGTTGCAGAACAAATTAAG aGCCCAAAAGCTATTGGTAGATCAG AGAAATCAGCCAGCCCTATGCGTCAAGTGTGGACAACAAGCTGCTCTTCTCTCAAACTATGACAGTGATGCTTCCATGGACACCATCAACAAACTGTTAAA GGAAAGAGATGATTTGATGGACACGTTGACAGAGCAGAAGGCGGTCTTGGGCCAAGTGCGGCAGCGAGAGTTTGAGGCATACaatcaagtaaaaaaaagttgtcaCATGGTGGAGCAGGCTCAACTAGAGAAAGCAGAG gcaATTATCCAAGTCAGACAACTGAAAGAATACTGGCATAAAGAGCGGGAACGCCATGACCAGTACTTGAAGTTGTCAAATGAGAAATTGGAGAAAGAACGAGAGAAAATTCGTGAAGCTAACCAGGTGGAAAGAAATAATCTCAACAAACAG ctGGATGCCTCACATGAAGCCCGATCTGCATTAGAAAACCAGTTGGAACGACTCACGAGAGAAAAG GTCGATCTTGCCACTGAGCTCGAACAGGCAAAAGGCCAAATAATGGCGCATACGACTGAAATAGCTCAG ACCGGTGTTAACGTGCAGCAAGAGCTGGAACAAACGCGGAAGAAGCTTTTAGTGGCTCATCAGGAGATAACTGCTCTGAAAGCAACGACTCAACAATCTCAGCGGGAAAGAGAACTG GACAAAACACGTACTGCAAGCGAAACGGAGTCCCTTCGACGGCGACTGCAAGGAGCGGAGAAAGGCTTGGTGGAGAGTAAAGAAGACTGCCTTCGACTCACGGAGAGACTGGACCTTGCAGAGCGAGAG GGAAAAAGGGTCTTGATCGCAAAGGACAACTTGCTGAAAACGAAGGCCGAGGAAATGGAAAAACTTGTGGAAAGTAACAAGGAAAGAGAGGATCGACTCAACAGCTTACTACGTGAATCAGAGTCAAAACATT CTCAACAAAGAAGCGAATTGCAGCAGATGCTGGAAGCAGAGATTCAAGTTTGCAATGAAATGAAGAACGAATGTAAAAAGCTCACCCAGCAGTTGCAAGATTCTTCTGAAAAAGCTAG ATGCAGATTGCAAGAGGCTAAGCTGGAATGCGCAACAGTGAAAAAAGAACTAGAGGAATCAATTTCTGAACGAGGAATTTTAGAGGAACGAAACACCAAGaatgacaaaagaataaatgaATTGTCGACGAGGCTCAAACACAGTGACGAGAACGCCAGGAAACAGGTTGATCAG ATGTGTCAACTGCTTGCGGCAAGAAATAACTTACTGAAGGAAAGGAAGATCCTTAGTCAGGAAGTGGAATTCCTTAGAAAGCAGTGGATATCGAAAGCGACTCCATCTGTTCCCGTGACACCAGTGGATACCGCAAGTCACGCAAGTACTGATGATGTTGAGGACAAGGGCGAGACACCTGACAGAAGTTTTTAA